A window from Limanda limanda chromosome 14, fLimLim1.1, whole genome shotgun sequence encodes these proteins:
- the wdr44 gene encoding WD repeat-containing protein 44 codes for MASDTSDTEEFYDAPEDVNFTPSPKVSPTKFVIPSPKLSQKSLAKEVSCDTATSETQQDDPLQIIDSIIEESKKESAGEVGAVAQLLDQLHVDVTAEPEPKEEINAQEVPVEILAADVEPQLVERQEEQQESAATDGACSIPAPHPADLPGPSAGSQELPPDITSTIGQTRSYRAVVVADGEQEQRPADILEQVPFTDRPADSDSSGPSKPPRQFTVEPDIVASTKKPPPSRPPPPSGGPPPRPPPPSLQTLPSKRSQECLRPLGLEVCTVGPVCSDALEPSGLVSPSSTVRSLTKELQHSLDLASATSGEKVVTAQENEDDQGPSQSGGATPGPHRPRSNSGRELTDEEILASVMIKNLDTGEEIPLIQAEEKLPAGINPLTLHIMRRTKEYITNDAAQSDDDEKSQAPLTDTDGGKLKQKTTQFKKFLGKSVKKAKHLAGEYGEKAVNKVKSVRDEVFHTDQDDPSSSDDEGMPYTRPAKFKAAHSFKGPFDFDQIKVVQDLSGEHMGAVWTMKFSHCGRLLATAGQDNVVRIWVLKTAFDYFNNMRLKYNTEGRVSPSPSQESLCSSKSDNDPGASCVPEDPDTEDRNAPFRQIPFCKYKGHTADLLDLSWSKNFFLLSSSMDKTVRLWHISRRECLCCFQHIDFVTAIAFHPRDDRYFLSGSLDGKLRLWNIPDKKVALWNEVDGQTRLITAANFCQNGKYAVIGTYDGRCIFYDTERLKYHTQIHVRSTRGRNKVGRKITGIEPLPGENKILVTSNDSRIRLYDLRDLSLSMKYKGYVNSSSQIKASFSHDYSFIVSGSEDKYVYIWSTYHDLSKFTSVRRDRNDFWEGIKAHNAVVTSAIFAPHPGLIVPPDTTAEKPEAECKSLDSEDSETIPSGALKTDHTEVLLSADFTGAIKVFINVKKF; via the exons ATGGCGTCAGATACAAGTGACACCGAGGAATTTTATGATGCTCCCGAAGACGTCAATTTTACTCCATCACCTAAAGT gtCTCCTACAAAGTTTGTCATTCCTTCACCTAAG CTTTCACAGAAATCGCTTGCAAAAGAGGTGAGCTGTGACACAGCCACGTCTGAGACTCAGCAAGATGATCCCCTCCAG ATCATTGATAGCATCATTGAGGAGAGTAAAAAGGAAAGTGCTGGGGAGGTGGGTGCAGTGGCTCAGCTATTAGATCAGCTTCATGTTGATGTAACGGCAGAGCCGGAGCCGAAGGAAGAGATTAATGCTCAGGAAGTTCCTGTGGAGATATTAGCGGCAGATGTCGAACCTCAGCTTGTCGAGAGGCAAGAGGAACAACAGGAAAGTGCAGCTACAGACGGAGCATGCTCAATACCCGCCCCTCATCCCGCAGATCTCCCAGGGCCGTCAGCTGGGTCACAAGAACTGCCCCCAGACATCACCAGCACTATAGGACAGACTCGGTCATACAGGGCTGTTGTGGTTGCAGACGGGGAGCAGGAGCAAAGGCCTGCAGACATCTTAGAACAGGTACCATTCACAGACAGGCCGGCTGACTCTGACTCCTCTGGGCCGAGCAAACCACCACGTCAATTCACTGTAGAGCCAGACATTGTAGCCAGCACCAAGAAGCCTCCTCCCTCACGCCCACCCCCTCCCAGTGGAGGCCCTCCGCCAAGACCGCCTCCCCCATCGTTGCAGACGCTTCCCTCCAAGAGGTCTCAGGAGTGTCTGAGGCCACTTGGACTGGAAG TGTGTACGGTCGGACCAGTCTGCAGCGACGCCCTGGAGCCCTCTGGCCTGGTCTCTCCCAGCAGCACTGTGAGGAGTTTAACCAAAGAGCTGCAGCATTCCTTGGATTTGGCCAGTGCCACCAGTGGGGAAAAGGTGGTAACGGCTCAG gaaAATGAGGATGACCAGGGGCCATCTCAGAGCGGAGGAGCAACTCCAGGCCCTCACCGTCCACGTTCCAACTCTGGTCGAGAACTGACAGATGAA GAAATCCTGGCTAGTGTGATGATCAAGAATCTGGACACTGGTGAAGAGATCCCTCTGATCCAGGCAGAAGAGAAACTCCCCGCTGGAATTAACCCTCTCACTCTGCACATCATGAGAAGGACCAAGGAGTACATTAC GAACGATGCAGCACAgtcagatgatgatgaaaagTCTCAGGCTCCACTGACGGACACAGATGGAGGGAAACTGAAACAGAAAAC AACCCAGTTTAAAAAGTTCCTGGGCAAGTCTGTGAAGAAAGCCAAGCATCTGGCCGGGGAATACGGAGAGAAGGCAGTCAACAAAGTCAAAAGTGTGCGGGATGAAG TGTTTCACACAGATCAGGACGACCCGTCATCCAGTGACGATGAGGGCATGCCGTACACCCGGCCTGCCAAGTTCAAGGCAGCGCACAGCTTCAAGGGTCCTTTTGATTTTGATCAGATTAAGGTCGTGCAGGACCTGAGTGGAGAGCACATG GGTGCTGTTTGGACGATGAAGTTCTCTCACTGTGGGAGGCTGCTGGCTACTGCAGGCCAAGATAACGTGGTTCGCATCTGGGTCTTGAAGACTGCCTTTGACTACTTCAATAACATGAGATTAAAGTACAACACTGAAG GTCGCGTTTCACCATCTCCGTCTCAGGAAAGTTTATGTTCCTCGAAATCTGACAATGATCCTGGG GCAAGTTGTGTTCCAGAGGACCCAGACACAGAAGACAGGAACGCCCCTTTCCGTCAAATCCCCTTCTGCAAGTACAAGGGTCATACAGCTGACCTGTTGGACTTGTCCTGGTCTAAG AACTTtttcctgctctcctcttccaTGGATAAAACCGTCAGACTATGGCACATATCCAGGAGAGagtgtctctgctgctttcaGCACATTGATTTTGTCACAGCCATTGCTTTTCATCCCAGA GATGACAGGTACTTTTTAAGCGGCTCTCTGGATGGGAAGCTACGGCTCTGGAACATTCCTGACAAGAAGGTAGCGCTTTGGAACGAGGTGGACGGCCAGACGCGTCTCATTACTGCTGCCAACTTCTGCCAGAATGGGAAGTATGCTGTAATTGGCACCTACGACGGCCGATGCATCTTTTACGACACAGAG CGTCTGAAATACCACACCCAAATTCACGTGAGGTCCACCAGAGGCAGGAACAAAGTAGGACGCAAAATCACCGGCATCGAACCTCTACCTGGAGAGAATAAG ATTTTGGTGACCTCAAATGATTCCCGCATTCGCCTTTATGACCTGAGGGACTTGTCTCTGTCCATGAAGTACAAGGGTTAcgtcaacagcagcagccagatCAAGGCCAGCTTCAG CCATGACTACTCGTTCATTGTCAGTGGCTCAGAGGATAAGTACGTGTACATCTGGAGCACTTACCACGACCTGAGCAAGTTCACATCTGTTCGACGAGACCGCAATGACTTCTGGGAAGGGATTAAAG cACACAATGCAGTGGTCACCTCCGCCATCTTTGCACCCCACCCCGGCCTTATTGTTCCACCAGACACCACGGCAGAGAAACCAGAAGCAGAGTGTAAGAGCCTGGACTCTGAAGACTCAGAAACAATACCCTCAG GAGCCCTGAAGACAGACCACACGGAGGTGCTTCTCTCTGCCGACTTCACGGGAGCCATCAAGGTTTTCATCAACGTAAAGAAGTTCTGA